In Rutidosis leptorrhynchoides isolate AG116_Rl617_1_P2 chromosome 6, CSIRO_AGI_Rlap_v1, whole genome shotgun sequence, the DNA window CACAAGGAATGATTTTTAGTTTAAAAACAAGATCAAGGACTAGTTTAGGGACTTAGGGTTTGTGAGATTTGGTACGTATGTGTATGTTATgcaagtttcaaaaaaaaaaaaaaataaagaagaacATGGGTTTTTAAAACAAAAGGGGTTTCTTCATTGGTAGGAAATCTCTTCCGTgtgtcacacgggtatttaccagttatctgaaatacgAAACACATCCTTAAGtggtccaaacgaggtccaatttaaataaacaaacctgttatgtgacccttgtcacgaactggtctcaactatataattaaataattataaacatgtaattattaaaataacatataataacacGCAATGGCAATTAGGACGATTGCCACTAGACCCAATTTGAGGTTGTTACATTATATCAAGTACTAACTGTTACAGAGTATATTAAATCCAATAACACTGAATTCATGAAATCAGTCTTATCAGTATAAGTACAACAAATATTAAGTCCTTGTAAAAAAAAAAAGTGAATATGTGTAGTTAACCCTATAAATGCTTAAACTGAATTTGTTAAAGACTACTTAATGGCATACGTCTATTGAAGTTGTCATTTAttgtatatgttgatgatattgattgatcattacaggatAACATAGTGATCGACGTTTTGATACTTTCACAAGAGGTATTATGTTCAGTTCTTACTTGCAAAATATACTAGTCATAGAAAGGTTAAAAAATGGTCACGAAATAACTTTGTACATTCAAGTAAGAATATTCATCCTCTACTTATAATTTGAACATGAAAAACCTTCTACGTTGTCTTAAGTTTGACTATGTTACTGATCAAGCCAAAATTTACTTGAGTGTAAAGAAGTAGTGCCCTAACCCCACATCGTCGGAACTCGGTTAGGGTTGTAGGGTGAATGGTGTTGTTGTGGTTGTTTATCTTTTTCGGAGCCTCCACTATAGTCGATGGAATAGGTACTAGACTTTTGAATTCAAGATTAACCCCAAAATGATGCTTAAACACCCTATTTATAGGTGTGGTAAGTGGCGGTTACACCATAATACCATTATCATAACCACCTACTAAGGGAATATTCTAGAATACAGCAGTTATAAGCTGATGTGGACAACCCATGGCGTATCAAACGTGGCTGAGCTAGACCGAATATTCTGGAGACATATAAGGGGTGTTTGACTAGATGATACGCTACGCCATGACCTAGCGGGACGTACCGTATAAGAATCATGACCTATTTTTATATCAAACAGATGCCACAAGTGCCACGTGCAGGCATGTGACGTGCCTTGCGTGACGTACGTCATTACTTACATTAATAACTAAAAAACAGAATTGATTACAAGAAACCTATTAGGTgttgatcaagcataaaatggttGAATGGGTTCGGTTCATGCAAGATCAACaataaagggggatttaagggttcaTTGAGTTTAACtatccggtccggagtaccgtgaataaccctcatacgagatgatgatcctagaaagggtggttaaacatgacccaccatcattcgggttagcCGGCGCTGATGGCTCAAGGGTGGTGTTAGGATTTATGTTATAGCAACGTTACCTGAAACTGCAAAGAGTGTTAAGTAGTTGTTCCGGTTGCGCGGGTTAACTAATGTGCTAAGAGAATAATATGTTTGAGATTGGTTTTTTTTGGTGAAATGGAGGTGATTCTCAATTGATGTTTTCAGCTCAAGTTGCatctatttatatgcgtgagtttttgtTCCTTAGTGCCACGTAAGGGGACAAAAAGACATGATAGTGCTACGTTGTTTTATTCTTGTCCTTTTGTTCTATAAAGCTGTAAAAAGTACCGTCATTATTTTAGTGCTGCCTCCTTATACCCTGTTGTCCTTTTTCAGCCGCTATGCAGTATCAGGATCGTACCAACCTGCCACATTGTCCTTTCTGTTTTAGTATCGCCATTGTACACTTCTGGCTTTGTATGTACTTTTTGGGTGGCGCCATGTTTAAACTGTGCGACCAACGTCGAGGGCATATCATTAAGTCTTAAACAGCAGGCGTGCGAGCAAGCGCATTAATAGGGCTTGCCCGATTATTGTTGGGGTGTCGCGCAATGGATGTATAGCTATGCGCATCATTAGGTGTCATGTAATATATCAACTTGATTACCTTacccatataaatataaatataataaatataaatataaataaattgttttTGTTTAGTTGGATGCTGATTAACTCAAATCTTGCTTTGCTAATGCAAGAAAGAGGTACCAAACGTACTTTTGACATCAAATATTCCAGTACTCTTTTGGCCGACAACATATTTAGCGATGGAAGTTGTCTAACTCATCCCGCTATGGATAGAATCTATTTGATACAAGTTTGCCATAAGCGAGATGCTTATTTTTGTCTGGCCATTGTCTTGCTACTTGTTCTCAAAATGAGGCCAAAATTATCAACCATGGCAGACAACATATATCTTAAAAATCTTGTGCAATTGATATCATATTCTATCTTTTATACCCTAATCTTAAACCTACTATATGACATTCATACCCGAATCATAAAACCTATGACGGTATCAAAAACATTGCTACCATAATGCATGAACGTCTTTTGTGCATTCAACGGACATGAGAACATGAGATGTGAGGAAACACTTCTTATTGTAGGATATCAGAAACTTTGCTTATATTAAATTCCGATTCCGAAACACTTAGGCCCCATTTGGCTCACGGAATTGGCACCTGACAGAATTGGAATTGATTTTAGACACACGTCGTATCTAAATTCAATTTCGATCACCGGAATCACATCGGATTCTATGAGCCAAATGGGCCTTAAAGTTAATCGAATGTGATAATAATCTATAGATATTGAATGTTGAAAAGTTGTCAATATAGTTCCACAAGAAATACAACGTTATATAtaaacaatttttatgaaaatccaAACAGTGATGAAAGTTCAAGTCTTACTTGGTTTGCAGTTTCAGATAGTTGCAAGGTGCAACTTTACTATGATCAAAGCTAAATCGTTTTTTTAAGTTCTAGTGCCACGATTCAAATAATGTTTTGTGACTTAAAGGGTGCAAAAATAAAAGATCAATTCAAAAGTTAAATGTGAATCCACATCAAATTTATACAAGCATTATGCTACTGTTTACCAATACTTCTAACGAAGGCAGAAGTTTCAGGTTTACAATACAAAAAGCTCTAGCTTCAAATGACAACATTACTAAAGTTGAGGAaccatttttttatattttctggatGACAACTGAGTTAGCAAGGCCAGCCTGCTCAATAGTCTGGTTCGGATCAGTGAGTGGCTTCGGTGGGAACCCAACTGTCTGTAACTGGTACGTTCTTGAACCGTCAGGCCGGGATGCATTAATAAAGGCTCGAATATCAGCAACAGTATGATGATAATTGAAGTGGGCGATCATCCGGGTCCCATCAGCTAAACGTAGCTGAATCGAGGTTGAAGGTAATGAACTGTCCAGAACAAGACTGTTAGAGGGAGATGCAGCGGTTGAAGTATTTGTATTGGTTAGTGGTTCATCTGTGTTGCTGCTGCCACCTAATGTTCTTCCTACTCCTTGAAATGCAACTTGGGATGCCACCTGTGGTTCCTATAAAACAAACGAAAACCAGAAGGCCTATGTAAGTAGcggttattattaacaaaaataagaTATTACTATTaatccccatacaccactcatgtgttattgagttttgttgttgtaagATATTACTATTAAACACTAAAGAAGGAAAAAGAGACTCACGGGACGGTTTTCATCCCTCCTTATAAGATTTACAAGAACCGAGGATCTTCTGTCTGCAGGCTCAAGTTCTCTCGGACACTCAGATTTCCTGATACTCTGCACAAAGATATTGCTAAAAAAGTTGAGACGCGCAAGAAAGTGACCAACAATTTATGATAAAAATTACTACTTTGGccctaatatttgatgaaaattactccaagtatatatacggagtataaaaaaaataataataataatttaagcaaagttgaggaagaaagaattaTGAAAGTCAAATGAGACAATTATTTTGAGATATTTTTAGACGGAGGGCGTATAGTTAAACAGGCTAGCAGTGGCATGATGGGAAGGTTAAGTGACATGCCAACATGAGTTGGGTCGGGTCACCCACCAACACTCGTCTGTCAACCGTTTGTATTAGATGAATCATTCGGTTTTTGAAGCACATAAAACTTAATGTGACCCATTGAAGATGTAATATATAACCCTACACGACAATCTTAGTAGTTGCATGAATCAAAATTGTCATCTTTGACACAAGCAGATGCCATATATGgttgcagaactcggaattactcggcGAGCACTCGGTCAAACTCGGTCGATCTTGGTTGCGACCTAGGCTACATTTGACAGcacactgatatatatatatatatatatatatatatatatatatatatatatatatatatatatatatatatatatatatatatatatatattcaacctcCTTAAAGGTTAATTACCTCGAGGAAAGGGGCATTTTCAGGATCATCCAACCTCCTTAAAGGTCCATCATTTACACTAAAACCATTCCTCCAAAATACAATGTTGTGCACAACATTCTGTGGCTGCTCAGGAGCAGCTGCAGCTGGTGGTACCGTGTCGCCAGACAGCAACCTGCCGGTACCAGTAAAACTTCTTGAACTTGAAGGACGAAGATTTTCAATGGGCCCATCCACACCACCCACTTGCCTAGCTTGCTTAAAAATCTCATCCACATCGTTACGCTTATTTGGGTCTTGGACTAGCATACCACTGCATATACCATTACCATAAATAATGTCAGTGATATTCATACATCATCCACACACAGACTAACTGATAAATATTCAATTTATAACTGAATCCTAACACGTTTGTAACTGCCTAACTAATTACACTAGTTCCCATCACTCACATAAGTACATGTGTACTTCTATCTAGCTTTATTTTGACCCATATCAGTATATCACTAGCCTGCATACAGTAGCATACCAGATATTTCTTATGTACTTGTATCACTCAGTTACAATTACTAATTCCATAAAATCTTTTGTCTCATCCGCCTACTTGACTGGTCGATGCCGGTTGATGTGTCAAATCAGTCGAAATCGAACCTTGTAGGTCAAATTCAGTGTGGTCAGTCAAAATTGGTCCAAGTCAAAGTTGATCAACTACttaaattttaattaaaattatgattttaagtaTCTGAACAACTGAACGATTATGTTTATGTTCCTAGACAATTATGTAGGAAATAAtttgaaatttattatttaaatgtatacaaAGTCCATGCCGATTGATCCCCGATTTGGAAGGTTCCGGTCGATTAATCCCCATATTTTAATTTTTACAACCTCACTGGTGCTACAAATGATAAGAGATGTATGCTAAAGAAATGAACTTTGGTATCTTTAAACCTAATTCTAGCAATATGGAGTATGATGGAACATAAGGAATGACTTTTAATCTTAATATCTAACCTCGCGGATGTTGTGTCTTTTGTAAGaaggattaatattaatatattatactcACGCTATTCAAAGTTGATTAGTGTTATATCAATTTATCAGCCTAAAATTTTATGCAAGAACTCTACTCGCTAAGTCTCTATCAGTGATACTACCCAGCATCTAGCAAACTTATTCATATTCATATCTATACTGAAACAATTAGATTATAATATGCACATATGTTTCCCGATTAACATAATAAAATGTATATGGCCGAAACAAATTTCTTCAATTTGTTTACCCTTCATTGATAATATCTATATCCATCAATCCGTCATCTAAGCGGTGTATACCATAGGTTTACTAAAACACCAACCTCTCAAATTGATAAAAACTAAAAACCAACAGGATATGAAACAGAAATCATTTGATACAAGTTCATGTAGAAGCTAAACCATGTTAACGAAACTAAAAAACACATTGTTTTTCTAGAACTATTTCTACTTATAGCGCTTCATAATTTGAGCACTTTCTTACAGAATCCTCTAAGAACAAGAAAAATTGTACCACGCACTGAACACGTCCAACTTACTATCAATGTTCTACACAAATAGAGAAAGCTTCATAGTAGCTCAAGTAAGCATACGGCTATCCAGGTCTCAGTAGATAGAAAAATGAAAACCTAAATGAATCCCAAATTTGATCACAAATTGGGGATATTTGGATGTGTTTAAATCGATTCTCACAACTTAAATGTCTAAAAACCAGTTATCACTAATCGAGTAATCGGATATGGAGATGCATTAAGGTCTTATTAACTATTGAGATTACTGTAAACCTATATACCTATCCAAAGTTCAACAAACTAATTTTCTGATCTTGATCCATCTGCTCACAATAACATAATATATCCTTTACTTTTTCGTGTTGTGTAAAGTGACGTATACAATTTAAACAAAGTTATGCGATTGCAATTTTGACCTAGATTTCATATCTTTCTCCCATTTCCCTAATTTCAAGGCAACAAAACATTAAATTGACAATTGACGATAAATTTAAAAAGGAAATGAATTTTGAGGTATAAATAAAGCATACAGTAGTACTATATATTATTTGAATGGAATTAAGGGTAAAAGTATAAACCTCTTTTCGCCGCCGGTATAGTACTCCTGAGGGCCATCGGAATCGCTGTCGGAGTCATTAGCGGAAGGGCGATTCAAATCGGATAGAGTCCGAATACCACCGGGTCGACTGGTTGA includes these proteins:
- the LOC139852875 gene encoding plant UBX domain-containing protein 4-like — encoded protein: MTSRDKKPAKPSTSRPGGIRTLSDLNRPSANDSDSDSDGPQEYYTGGEKSGMLVQDPNKRNDVDEIFKQARQVGGVDGPIENLRPSSSRSFTGTGRLLSGDTVPPAAAAPEQPQNVVHNIVFWRNGFSVNDGPLRRLDDPENAPFLESIRKSECPRELEPADRRSSVLVNLIRRDENRPEPQVASQVAFQGVGRTLGGSSNTDEPLTNTNTSTAASPSNSLVLDSSLPSTSIQLRLADGTRMIAHFNYHHTVADIRAFINASRPDGSRTYQLQTVGFPPKPLTDPNQTIEQAGLANSVVIQKI